GTTCTCTTTAACTCCACAGAAAGGCGATGGTGCACAGCTTGTACAGGTGGAATATTTAACACTAAAACATCCTCTAATTCTGTTGTAAGGTCTTAAAAGGCACAgggcagtcaaaaacgtgatttttctgtgttttatatacatttccacactATGGGGTTGGAAtattattataaaaaatatatatgatatTTTATTGTAAGATCTTTTTGAAAAGACTTTTGGCGtgtctggtgacatcaccatgcagtaaattagttaatagccCAATACGAAGATTCCAAAccactctgccaataacagctcattttcagttttcccctcccaactcagaccactcccaggcaatcctagcaaaattcttgcttgagaaattgccctttgctaagaagctatttttgtttgaaAACAATCAAAGTAAGGTACTTAACTGtcacccagaaattatttgatatcgagataaaaatggctgcattggacctttaagtcATATTGAAATAAGGATGATGTTTCAAAGTCAATGCTTTTGAAAACTCCTAAGAATGTGTGTCCCTTTGTCTATGCAGAATCCTTAAGAATCCTTACTTTCCAACGGACCAGGAATGCCTGACGACCAAGAGTTGCAATGATTTTGAGGCTAAGCTCATTAAGCAGTTCATCAATGAGCTGAAGAGCAAAAAGGCATTGACGGAGAGCCAGAATACGCCTGTCTCGTCTGTGGATAACCATAACAGAGAAGAATGAGACCAGAGGGGAAAGCTTCCGAGTTAGTCGTTCAATTTGCCAGAGATAAGATAAATTTTCCTCTGCTACGATAATCTTTGCACTATCACTAGCTGCTAACACTCAACATTAATGAGGGGAATAACGAAGAAGCTTGATATCATTGTGCTCAGCAGAACTGAAGTATGGAAGAAATGTTAATGAAATGAGGAGATGAATTGCTTGATGTCAAATGCACTTATTttcatcaccactttatttttctGACTTGTTTTTCTAATACATGTTTCTGTAGCAACATTACTTTGTGTCAATATTTCTCTAACAACCAGCACCTCAGGTTTAACTGTCAGAGTGGGTGGATTCATTGCATACATATTCACTTCTACTTTATTTCTTATCTGATGTGcttcaaattcaaataaaaaatgcAGTTGTTAAATGATCAGACTACTGCAATCTCAAAGGATATAAAATAAGCatgttcaaatcccaggtgatgTGAGGATTATGTTAGCAGAATACTGCCAGTACAGAAGCTGCAAACCACTTAGTCAAATGGCCTGATTTGAAATAATCCGGGTCATGCTCTGAAGTCAACAGAACAAAGACTCAAACGGGATTTGAACTCATTAACTATTACATCATAAGTCAATCAACTGACGGTCAATCAAATTCAGGGATAACATGAAAATGATCTGGAGAAGATACATGCCGGATCCCATAATCGTCAATTATTTGAATGAGTCATTGTGCTGGTACTAGAGTACTACATGAACAAGAACATCCTGGTTGGCCACCATGAGTGGTGTAAAATGGCCTCTAGAGGGCAGCAAAGAATACAACAAGCAATCTGCAAACATTTACAGTTTTAATAGTCTTCTCTCTCTATGGACATTAATGACATTTAATGAAATGTATAGCCAGGGATCACATTGGAATTTTGTAGGTGGTGTAAAAGTAACTCATACTATATTTTCTTTACATTCAAAATTACATTTCAAGAAATATCACTGACACTGGCGGTTTTGAGGTTGAACACTGCTTCTGTACCTGGAAACAGAGACCATTGACCAGCATCACATCAAAAACATGTTCACCACACCTTAGGCTGACACCATCATCTGATTCATTTGTATTCTCATGGAAAAACAACCAGAAAAGTCCACTTTACAGTGGAGTTCTGGATATGTTTTGATTATTTCTGTTCTCTGATTCTAACTGCTATGTTATTTCTTTCCTATTATTTTCATAGTCCATATATACATATTTTATTGTCAACCTGGTTCAGTCAGATTTTGCTGTACGATGTGATATTGCAACTTCGATCATTTCCACTAGAGGGCAGTTTTCAGGGGTAAAGAATTACAGTTTTTGACAATTGCTTACACATGATTTCTGAAACTATGGCTCCTTTTCTCTAgactctacacacaaaaccccaaaacacacacacaacatgcaaaaCATCACACATCTCTTGCAAAACCAAATACTTAATTCAAAATTATTTGAACTCTTCTCAAAATTTTGTTTTTCCAAtaaaactctacacacaaaccAGCAAATGATTAGCTCTTGTACACACCAACTATACACGGATGTGACAAATATAAAACACTACAATCTTGTGTCTTTTGCATGTTCAGTGTGCAGTGGAGTCCACGGCAGTTTGTCATAGCACTCACACGTATATGTATGCATATTCAGTATATATTTACACTATAAACAGAAATGCAaggggagaaaaataaaatgtatttctttctcaaaacattgtattttcatCAAGATTTCAGGATGAACAGTaacagacaaaacaaatacaGTAGAAGGTAAACAAAAGGCttttccttttcctcctcctccttgtcgtcgtcctcgtcctcctcttaCTCTCACTTCTCTTCCTCTAACTCGTTCTCCAAAATTGGCCTCCATTGTTGTCCAAACCAAGAAAGCCAACCTGAAGCCTATTTATAGTGCTCAAGCTCTGATTTCTAAGTGAAGAAATTAGCTATGTGTTTTCACACGTGAGCACTGGGTGTAGGTAATCGGTAAATGAGTGTGGTATTTGGAATGGCAGTGTTTTCCAAATGAAACACAAGACCTGTTAGTTTTGAATGATGTGTCTAATGTAGAGAACTGTGTTTAGTTTTACAATTgcaaactgagtgtaaagcagaTAATATGCTTGCAGTTTTGCAGACTTGGTCTGAAGATTAGGTACATGAGGTAATGGTTTCACTGAGTATGCCTCACGTACCACTTAagcgattgtaaaaaactgtaatatacGTTTTAAACAAATGCATGGGATTTGCTCTTGTTCTCTTGATCACTATAACAATATCATCCCGTCTCAACACCCTGGTTCTATGGCTAAAATCTTATCATGTTTTGGTAACGATATGTTCGGTGGGTAAAGCCAAGACCTTCAATGAGCTGATAGTAAAGTAACACAAAATAAGTACTTAGTAAAATACACAATGTTTTTAAGACTGCTGGTATAATCAATCTCTCTCCTAACCTCTAACATACCTCTGGAATTTGGACACTATGTGAATTTCCTTGAGTATTGGGGAGTTTTCTGAGACAGTTTCTGCAATAAAAAATGTCATGTTACATACAATAAGAGCTATTGACTTAATTTGAGGCTCATAGATTTGAATAGCTCAGAGTGATTACCGATTGCAGGAACAGGATTTCAGAGCTAAGGGCTTCTCTCAGCAGCTCCAGCTCTCCTTCTTTGTGCATCTCCAGCTCCTTTTTAAGTCTATGACACATTTGAAATGTTAAGTGTCTGAAAAGTTGGTCTCTCATTACACACATGTCAAATGTAACATAAAACAATTATCTAACATGAATTTAAGAGGTGGAGCAAATAGTACAACCAAAAGTTTACCCTACCAGCAAATTGGATCTAGAGATATTATACAATGGGTGGTTCTAATCTTGaacgctgattggttaaaaccgcattccagtcagcgtctattccacaagttaccactggctaaGTCTATGACATTAAAATGGTATGGTTTGCACACTTACACTTTTAAAAAGACAGCACTAATTAAATTGACATGCATTCAATTTCAAACAATCAATAGCTGAGTAAAAAGCGTGATTAATGAACACACTCAAGAGGAATTATCATAACAGTGAGTGGGCCTCAGCTTCCCCAAAAGCTCCACCCTCAGCACATCCTGTGGACTAATCAGGCCGTCAGTAATGAAGGAGATTTgtggggacagagggacagaacaTGCTTCCCCCATGTATGATTTAAGAGCAGGAGGATGCAAACACTTCCTCCCTGGGCCAGATTCTGTATCGATCCATCCTTTTAATTAAGTTCCTAACATAAGAATTGTAGGATGTTCTTTTTTGACCAGATAATACAGGCAGCAGATCAAAGCCTTAATTCAAGAGATTGGGTTAATGTTGCTTTATTTAAGCATCCTGATCTGAAGAGTACAAGAATGGCAGGTTGGGTGCAGGTCCTTTCAGCACATTTCAAGCAGGATCATTAGCAGGATGAGACAGGAAGACAATAAATGTGCAATGATTTGTGACCCACACACCAAATACCCAGAGTCTTGCTGTTCTGTCAGAATTGACGATAGGATCCTTGTTATGTCTGTAAAACTCAGTCCTCACGTATTTATTGTATATGCTTCCGAGCACATTTTTGCTCTAAATTCTGACTCTATACACACCCCAGGATAAGCCTTGATCTAGCCATAACGGACCACTCTCCTCACGCAAACGCTATCCACAAAATTGAACTAGTCAGTGAGGCTctccgcaggccccggactgggaccCTCgccgcgggccccggactgggaacccttgttgcgggccccggactggggaccgtcgctggaggctccggactggaaagcgtcgctggaggctccgtgccatgactcatcactggaggcttcgtgccctggatcatcactggatgcttcgtgccatggatcatcactggaggcttcgtgccatggatcatcactggactGGAGAGACACTCAGGAGGCCTGGttcgtggagctggcacaggatatactgggccgtggagacgcactggaggtctggagagcagagctggcacaacccgtcctggctggatgctcaccctagcccggcaactGCGGGACTagggtgagcgtacatttctttATTTAtgatgtcgccaacaaaaacaagaaacaacaacacaaccgtgaagcttacgagGGCTacagtgccactaacaaagacaacttcccacaataacaaaagggaaaaaggctgcctaagtatgattcccaatcagagacaacgatagacagctgtccctgattgagaaccataccaggccaaaacatagaaacctaaaacatagaaataaagaacatagaacgcccacccaaatcacaccctgaccaacccaaatagagacataaaaaggctctctaaggtcagggcgtgacagcgcaGTTGATTACCTTAAGCAAGTGCTGTCTGTGAGGGGCTTCTGGGTTACCATCAGACTCTCTGCACTTAAGGACTCGGTCATTGATTTAGCCTCACTAAGCTGGCTCTCCAGGTCTGAAATGAACAACTCTTAATGTAAACATTACCTCCACATACCAGTCTGTTTTTCTCTAAAGAAAATTACACTAGGGGATGGATTCAGTTTAGTCTGCACGTTTTACTGTACGCTGTCTTTAGGATTGTTTATTTTATCTGGTGGCGAGCATTCAAACGTCTGCCTGACAACAGAGCTGGATCAAATCTACCTTTCATAATATTTTCCAGTCCTTGTAGCTCCAAATGGAGACCTCTCTTTTCTTCTTGCATAGACTTCATCTGAGTATTCTTCCGGCCCATGGAATCCATCTCTAAGACAGGATGGAAAAAACAGTACAAGGGGTCACCATAAAGCCTCAGGGTTGGTCAGAACAGGGCATGGTTAGTGTAGAATCAGGTTATATAATGTAAATATATTATCCATTAATAAACTAGCAATACCCAATGAATATAAAATGACCCTACTTCACATGTTAATATAAACAGTGGCTTCTCTACCTTTGTTTAAAGAGCTAACCTCCTCCCCCAAGTTACGTATCTCAGATTGGGTTTGGCTCTCAAACACAGT
This window of the Oncorhynchus clarkii lewisi isolate Uvic-CL-2024 chromosome 1, UVic_Ocla_1.0, whole genome shotgun sequence genome carries:
- the LOC139408820 gene encoding coiled-coil domain-containing protein 172, which translates into the protein MSLDTLFQQILLTEQQISEKTRQSQEVKAPIARCQDRVKSLTAKSECLSKELDEQAQHLSETKLQYDLMKKHQVQVEKQAGELLRQQRDLRKHLEKIKKSSKEEQEKFMKEIMTFNSDFSLLNNRETVFESQTQSEIRNLGEEVSSLNKEMDSMGRKNTQMKSMQEEKRGLHLELQGLENIMKDLESQLSEAKSMTESLSAESLMVTQKPLTDSTCLRLKKELEMHKEGELELLREALSSEILFLQSKLSQKTPQYSRKFT